From a single Lactococcus allomyrinae genomic region:
- a CDS encoding siderophore ABC transporter substrate-binding protein, with amino-acid sequence MKKKLIALVAISIVGFFGLSACNNGTKSATDGETSIESKIKVTDSNGKVEIPKNPKKVIVFDNGSLDTIDAIGAGDAVVGAPTKNLPTYLDTYKKVESAGGIKEPDLEKINQLKPDLIIISGRQQDFQEKLNKIAPTIYLSVDTKNTWNSTKQNIKTLGQIFDKEKIADEKIADLEKEIAAIKEQASSSDKKSLVVLVNEGQLSAYGQGSRFGIVHDTFGFKQADENIEVSTHGQSVSYEYVLEKNPDILFVVDRTKAIGGDASKDNVADNELIKQTNAGRSNKVISLQPDVWYLSGGGLESTHLMIKDVQKALTK; translated from the coding sequence ATGAAAAAGAAATTAATTGCATTAGTAGCAATATCAATCGTGGGATTTTTCGGATTAAGTGCGTGTAACAACGGAACCAAGTCAGCAACAGATGGTGAAACTAGCATTGAAAGTAAGATTAAAGTAACTGATTCAAATGGAAAAGTAGAAATTCCTAAAAATCCTAAAAAAGTCATTGTTTTTGACAATGGTTCATTAGATACAATTGATGCTATAGGCGCTGGTGATGCCGTTGTTGGAGCGCCCACTAAAAATTTACCAACTTACTTAGACACGTATAAAAAAGTTGAATCTGCAGGAGGCATTAAAGAACCGGATTTAGAAAAAATTAATCAATTAAAACCTGATTTAATCATCATTTCTGGTCGTCAACAAGATTTCCAAGAAAAGTTAAACAAAATCGCTCCAACGATTTACTTGTCAGTTGATACTAAAAATACTTGGAACTCAACCAAACAAAATATTAAAACATTAGGTCAAATTTTTGATAAAGAAAAGATTGCTGACGAAAAAATTGCTGATCTAGAAAAAGAAATTGCCGCTATTAAAGAACAAGCTTCTTCTAGTGATAAAAAATCCTTAGTTGTTTTGGTTAATGAAGGTCAACTTTCTGCTTATGGTCAAGGTTCACGTTTCGGAATTGTTCACGATACTTTTGGTTTCAAACAAGCCGATGAAAACATTGAAGTATCAACTCATGGACAAAGTGTTTCGTATGAGTATGTCCTAGAAAAAAATCCAGATATCTTATTTGTTGTTGACCGTACAAAAGCAATTGGTGGTGATGCTTCAAAAGATAACGTTGCTGACAACGAATTGATTAAACAAACCAATGCTGGCCGTAGCAATAAAGTCATTTCACTACAACCAGATGTTTGGTATTTAAGCGGTGGTGGACTTGAATCT
- a CDS encoding DUF916 domain-containing protein, protein MKQKYVKYLIISLSVFLLIIGGKSKSAQAEESVGFSVTPVLEENQIESGLGYFNLLLKPNQNQTLKFDISNSSDSEIKVSTSFGTAFTGNAGNVLYTPTETEMDPSLKINIKDYVHLPAEVAVPAHSKVTVSAEVTMPKTTFKGVIAGGSTSVNKRVIQRLKIQRLRNLLLLSRIITPMSLV, encoded by the coding sequence ATGAAACAAAAGTATGTAAAATATCTAATTATCAGCTTATCTGTTTTTTTGCTTATTATAGGTGGGAAGAGTAAAAGTGCTCAGGCAGAAGAAAGTGTTGGTTTTTCAGTTACACCTGTACTTGAAGAAAATCAAATTGAATCAGGGCTTGGATATTTTAATCTTTTGCTGAAACCCAATCAAAATCAAACACTTAAATTTGATATCTCCAATAGCAGTGACTCAGAAATAAAAGTAAGTACAAGTTTTGGGACAGCTTTTACTGGTAATGCGGGAAATGTTCTTTATACACCGACCGAAACAGAAATGGATCCTTCATTAAAAATTAACATTAAAGATTATGTTCATCTACCAGCGGAAGTGGCTGTGCCTGCCCATAGTAAAGTGACCGTTTCAGCGGAAGTGACAATGCCTAAGACGACATTCAAAGGAGTGATTGCAGGGGGTTCAACTTCAGTGAACAAGAGAGTGATTCAGCGACTGAAAATTCAAAGACTTCGAAATCTGCTGCTTCTATCACGAATCATTACACCTATGTCATTGGTTTAA
- a CDS encoding iron chelate uptake ABC transporter family permease subunit, producing MKKQEQRSSVKVMVLLLAVLGICFLYLSYNTYGNWTFALELRGEKVLAFIFVGIAGAFSTISFQTMTQNHFLTPNILGLDSLYVLVQTLLFFFLGGHQMLDETSLTTFLMNVLLMVGLSVTLSYFLLKKSGNDLFLLLMVGMILGTFFNSISTFLQVVMDPNEYDLLQGRLFASFGNVDSQHLLIAGILIASLVLFLWIKSYSLDVLHLGNNQAKNLGINVPRFQLVLLFVISGLVGLSTALVGPVTFLGFIVANVSYQWMNTYRHRELFIAGSLLAIFLLVFAQFLIEQVFKLNTTLSIVIEFVGGLYFIRKIVSERKQRR from the coding sequence ATGAAAAAACAAGAACAGCGTTCTTCGGTTAAGGTGATGGTATTGTTATTGGCCGTTTTAGGGATTTGTTTCTTATATTTATCCTACAATACTTATGGCAATTGGACTTTTGCGTTAGAGCTACGAGGGGAAAAAGTGCTTGCCTTTATTTTTGTAGGAATTGCTGGGGCTTTTTCAACAATTAGTTTTCAGACAATGACTCAAAATCATTTTTTAACCCCAAATATTTTAGGTTTGGATTCATTGTATGTGTTAGTGCAAACTTTGCTCTTTTTCTTTTTAGGTGGACACCAAATGTTAGATGAAACTTCATTAACCACATTTCTAATGAATGTCCTGTTGATGGTGGGCCTCAGTGTCACATTGTCGTATTTTCTGTTGAAAAAAAGTGGTAATGATTTATTCCTTTTGTTGATGGTTGGTATGATTTTAGGAACCTTTTTCAATAGTATCAGTACCTTTTTGCAAGTGGTAATGGATCCCAATGAATATGATTTACTACAAGGGAGACTCTTTGCAAGCTTTGGGAATGTGGATAGTCAACATTTGTTGATTGCAGGGATTTTGATTGCGAGCTTAGTGCTTTTCCTATGGATAAAAAGTTATTCGTTGGATGTGTTACATTTGGGGAATAATCAGGCTAAAAATTTAGGAATAAATGTGCCAAGATTTCAATTAGTTTTACTGTTTGTTATCAGTGGTTTGGTGGGATTATCTACCGCCTTAGTCGGTCCGGTAACCTTCTTAGGATTTATTGTCGCCAATGTCAGTTACCAATGGATGAATACCTATCGCCACCGTGAATTATTTATTGCAGGGAGTCTATTGGCAATTTTCTTATTAGTTTTTGCCCAATTTTTGATTGAGCAAGTCTTCAAATTAAACACGACGTTAAGTATTGTGATTGAGTTTGTCGGTGGCTTGTATTTCATCCGTAAAATTGTAAGTGAAAGGAAACAGCGTAGATGA
- a CDS encoding ABC transporter ATP-binding protein encodes MIEIKNVSKKYGEKIVVSEVQLPITEKKLTAFIGPNGAGKSTLLSMMSRLIPKDTGEIYLDHNEVKTWKQNDLSKKLSILKQANEINLKLTVRELVNFGRFPYSKGHLKKEDHEKVDEAMESLGLMMLANELIDTLSGGQLQRVYIAMVLAQDTDYILLDEPLNNLDMNYAVQMMQTLRRLVDEFDKTVIIVLHDINFAASYADEIVAMKEGRLYTHGTTDEVIQSELLNKLYDMNIRICEIEGKRFCMYFT; translated from the coding sequence ATGATTGAAATAAAAAATGTTTCAAAAAAATATGGTGAAAAAATTGTTGTCTCTGAAGTACAATTGCCTATTACAGAAAAGAAACTAACAGCTTTTATTGGCCCTAACGGTGCTGGGAAAAGTACGCTTTTATCTATGATGAGTCGCCTGATACCCAAAGATACTGGGGAAATCTATCTTGACCATAATGAAGTGAAAACATGGAAACAAAATGATTTATCCAAAAAGTTATCGATTTTAAAACAGGCAAATGAGATTAACTTAAAATTGACAGTCAGAGAATTGGTTAATTTTGGGCGCTTTCCTTATTCAAAAGGTCACCTAAAAAAAGAAGACCATGAAAAAGTGGACGAAGCAATGGAAAGTCTTGGTTTAATGATGCTTGCCAACGAGTTAATTGATACATTATCTGGTGGTCAATTGCAACGAGTTTATATTGCGATGGTCTTAGCCCAAGATACGGATTACATTCTGTTGGACGAGCCATTAAATAACTTAGATATGAATTATGCCGTTCAAATGATGCAGACGTTACGGCGGCTAGTTGATGAATTTGATAAGACTGTTATTATTGTTTTACATGACATTAATTTTGCTGCAAGCTACGCAGATGAAATCGTCGCTATGAAAGAAGGGCGTCTTTATACACACGGAACTACAGATGAAGTTATCCAATCAGAACTTTTAAATAAGTTATATGATATGAATATCCGAATTTGTGAAATTGAAGGTAAACGTTTTTGTATGTATTTTACGTGA
- a CDS encoding ABC transporter permease — protein MKKIGLFVLLLLLSVLSIFVGVKELSLAQLFQWDAQQKLVLVTTRIPRTISLLIAGSTLSISGLIMQHLTQNKFVSPSTAGTMDSARLGILVVMIFFPSAPLLFRSFIAFVFALGGTLFFIYLTRFLPAKNQVMIPLVGVMFGNIIGSIATFFAYQFQLVQNMSSWLQGNFSTVMKGGYELLFLTVPLLIMVYLYAYQFTVAGMGEDMATNLGLNYQRIQLLGLLIVALSSAVILIMVGSIPFLGVIVPNLVSLRYGDHVKNILALTAIGGSIFLLICDILARVVIAPYEIPVSVVVGALGSLIFITLLMRRRWT, from the coding sequence ATGAAAAAAATAGGCCTATTTGTCCTCTTGCTTCTTTTGAGTGTTTTATCAATTTTTGTAGGTGTTAAAGAACTTTCTTTGGCACAGTTATTTCAATGGGATGCCCAGCAAAAGTTGGTATTAGTGACAACAAGGATTCCTAGAACAATTAGTTTATTGATTGCAGGAAGTACGCTAAGTATTTCTGGTTTGATTATGCAACATTTAACCCAAAATAAGTTTGTTTCTCCTAGTACAGCTGGTACGATGGACAGTGCAAGGTTAGGTATTTTAGTGGTTATGATCTTTTTTCCTAGTGCACCGTTGTTATTTCGGTCATTCATTGCTTTTGTATTCGCTTTAGGTGGGACGTTATTTTTTATCTATTTAACCAGATTCTTACCAGCGAAAAATCAAGTAATGATCCCGTTAGTTGGGGTTATGTTCGGGAATATTATTGGGTCAATCGCAACTTTTTTTGCATATCAATTTCAATTAGTGCAAAATATGTCTTCTTGGCTACAAGGTAATTTTTCAACCGTCATGAAAGGAGGCTATGAATTATTATTTTTAACCGTTCCATTGCTAATTATGGTGTACTTGTATGCCTATCAATTTACGGTGGCAGGAATGGGAGAAGATATGGCGACCAATTTAGGCTTGAATTACCAACGAATCCAATTACTTGGCTTGTTGATTGTGGCTTTGTCTAGTGCGGTAATCTTAATTATGGTGGGGAGTATTCCTTTCTTAGGCGTTATTGTTCCCAACTTAGTTTCATTGCGTTATGGCGATCACGTGAAAAATATCCTAGCTCTGACGGCTATTGGTGGCAGCATTTTTTTATTGATTTGCGATATTTTGGCACGAGTAGTGATTGCGCCTTATGAAATTCCTGTGAGTGTCGTAGTAGGCGCTTTAGGAAGCCTCATTTTCATTACATTATTGATGAGGAGGCGATGGACATGA